From the genome of Uranotaenia lowii strain MFRU-FL chromosome 1, ASM2978415v1, whole genome shotgun sequence, one region includes:
- the LOC129757715 gene encoding mitochondrial import inner membrane translocase subunit Tim9: MASQISIDQLDKDQIKSFSDFLLSYNKLSEICFLDCVNEFTSRAISEGEDKCSLNCMEKFLKMNQRISQRFQEFQMLANENALAAAQKLSGK; this comes from the exons ATGGCATCTCAAATCAGCATAGACCAATTGGATAAGGATCAAATCAAGTCG TTCTCGGACTTCCTGCTGTCCTATAACAAGCTGTCGGAGATTTGCTTTCTGGATTGCGTAAACGAGTTCACCAGCCGGGCAATCTCCGAGGGCGAGGACAAGTGTTCGCTCAATTGTATGGAGAAGTTCCTGAAGATGAACCAACGCATCTCCCAGCGTTTCCAGGAGTTCCAAATGCTGGCCAACGAAAACGCCCTGGCCGCGGCCCAGAAGCTAAGTGGCAAATAA
- the LOC129753970 gene encoding protein wings apart-like, whose translation MSKWGKNHGLIVPIDSLLKEKENTNRPTPLRSAGLVGRWGITSFTSIRNTTYEFESTSPKQSEELNCSSNLESLSTQVPAAPKPKKFFKSRNVLPPPTPDPHRQDAAVPHHHMQQVLHHQAAQLQARINQKAGGSPPYSPGAAFYQPKATASSKSPGKFEDKPVVAAKKRGRKKKIKPEEQPVVEGEESAAPLEIKPEAKTKVEPKKEKKEKKQKKPKKEVEAPPEAPRRSSGRSRNVVSYNEDDDSFDSIIRLRQGAQDTPPLGPSKLAGEPPTLEEADSEQEEQAEEPAAEAAVPTPAPVPTVPVPVAVSPAAKSGSGSGAEDRVVKTVKIPVPLSSPSVVEHPPIVLRISKGTSRLVSTDSEGVYSPPHAAPLTPAHHSVPTPPVVTTPKRLEQEPPVKVASPATRAPSPPLPVEVESPAPESASVPPVEQQPEVEPRKDDLKIKISLSKSLISNGSGNSSSKSKKESKKELRHFKKRAIAREKGRASKRAKRGTGVEEFDHPEEEEEVVNRDEDLLAGVADDLRVDPIVLPISRPTFPLPGTDAYELYRTLASPSGNDDFDSQSSILGSASSNNTPQHAGAAAAEDCRIIHSRGSSDCGSDLELSQNSQNSQNSSTAAAPPSEINFESENTQDNKEEEPKDQTKVVEETKDPPPREERVQVLKLSLKVTKPARATRSSKMKQHVEVITKPEPIPVPTVVPSSVEPPVKKFGRSTRNRNNNNNVVEAVAEPPKTKEPTPEPVREPSPPPAPVKAATRQYGRRKKNVVPEDYQPDPSPLTSPNRQPVIDPQPDPFTLASGSETSVVQIPSSISSASTGLDLTTSASRTAPPPTTVPTPFQDENKPEPTEYKIKNKFKKSYFRSEELAKQQQQLLQQQESRPLAETPGNGPASGVPSAAPASTLTVPPITIPLSSIGAASAEPSQQQPVKLVISKKKGSIFKSRPLTGSAEAADKKRHMYKHKWDDDGDGDGGKDKGDLADGENEQQVDTFEGEPSGLSRVTRIRNSGGGNSSMDFEDDDFEVDNKLRCDRGVKPFYTVVRNVKNAHQIQEIGEFQEMDDDVEYILSALQPDNPSATRCLSAMTLATKCMTPAFRMHVRAHGVGTRIFKALRDAHLDQGLGLCTAAIMFVLSQDTLNMDLDRDSLELMLNLLDTDHRSGSTEGGMTRGQLEKNKQKVRELCEEIKNSGKAKHMDLDHFSVGSLAMESLLSLTSKRAGDWFKDELRNLGGLEHLIKTVSDCCKEISDYVVEWTDDLLSKLRKIERCLRVLENVTLLNEQNQSYILNYNNGSLILTLAKLFKLIDSEVVLYPTNESTPKEDRGAVLREVIPPVLKIFISLTHPFNEAAYGATVLGSQPHVIATTLHLLLRIGDYVPQKLIFEINILVLLFLINLTMYTQANRQLLMTARVPDEFNNPSSSSSVPASSDGTQIAIQALVEYFYRQDELARYAEKNTDAILDAKSKTREDIEETVTKLLQKAGHHMEHTLMASYVCLLIGWIVIGSEDNERIVRTYLKDNNFVMMVTSLEKYYNFLNLTANSDALSLQHVRQTKNIIDQLKRLDSAERSTAEPSTSRGHLQQSESSTSATSSSNATPQRYGSRSSNRLHY comes from the exons ATGTCCAAGTGGGGAAAAAATCACGGACTGATCGTTCCGATCGATTCGCTGTTAAAGGAAAAGGAAAACACCAACCGGCCTACGCCGCTACGTTCCGCCGGTCTTGTTGGTCGCTGGGGTATCACAAGTTTTACCTCGATTCGAAACACGACCTATG aatttgagaGCACCAGCCCAAAACAATCGGAAGAGCTCAACTGTTCCTCTAATTTGGAGAGCCTGTCCACGCAGGTCCCGGCGGCACCGAAGCCGAAGAAATTCTTCAAAAGTCGTAACGTACTACCGCCGCCCACTCCCGATCCACATCGGCAGGATGCGGCGGTGCCACATCATCACATGCAGCAGGTTCTGCACCATCAGGCGGCACAGCTACAGGCCCGCATTAACCAGAAAGCTGGGGGTAGTCCGCCCTACAGCCCAGGGGCCGCTTTCTATCAACCTAAAGCTACGGCGTCGTCAAAATCACCGGGTAAATTCGAAGATAAACCCGTTGTTGCAGCAAAGAAACGAGGtcgcaagaaaaaaattaaacccgaAGAACAACCAGTTGTTGAAGGAGAAGAATCCGCTGCCCCCTTAGAAATTAAACCGGAAGCAAAGACGAAAGTCGAGCCCAAAAAGGAGAAGAAagaaaagaaacagaaaaaaccgaaaaagGAGGTGGAAGCTCCTCCGGAAGCTCCCAGGCGATCATCCGGCCGCAGTCGGAACGTTGTAAGCTACAATGAAGATGACGACAGTTTCGACAGTATAATTCGGCTTCGGCAGGGAGCACAGGACACTCCTCCGTTGGGCCCCTCGAAGCTGGCTGGCGAACCGCCAACTTTAGAGGAAGCCGACTCAGAGCAGGAAGAACAAGCGGAAGAACCCGCTGCGGAAGCAGCTGTACCAACACCCGCACCAGTTCCAACTGTGCCGGTACCGGTGGCTGTCAGTCCGGCTGCTAAGTCTGGTAGTGGAAGTGGTGCGGAAGATCGAGTCGTTAAAACCGTTAAGATACCGGTGCCGCTGTCTTCGCCCTCTGTCGTCGAACATCCACCGATTGTACTACGGATATCAAAG GGAACCTCCCGCCTTGTAAGCACCGACAGTGAAGGTGTCTACTCACCGCCACATGCTGCCCCCCTGACGCCTGCTCATCATTCGGTTCCGACGCCTCCAGTCGTGACAACTCCCAAGCGACTCGAACAGGAACCTCCAGTAAAAGTTGCCAGTCCTGCTACGAGAGCACCTTCTCCTCCTCTTCCGGTCGAAGTAGAATCACCGGCACCAGAATCGGCATCAGTCCCCCCGGTAGAACAGCAACCGGAAGTTGAACCCCGCAAAGACGACTTGAAGATAAAAATCTCACTCAGCAAGAGTCTAATAAGCAACGGAAGCGGCAACTCTTCGAGCAAAAGTAAAAAGGAAAGCAAGAAAGAGCTTAGGCACTTCAAGAAGCGAGCCATCGCTCGGGAGAAGGGTCGTGCCAGCAAACGGGCCAAACGGGGAACGGGTGTCGAAGAATTTGATCATcccgaagaagaagaagaagtcgTTAACAGAGATGAGGACCTTTTGGCAGGTGTTGCAGACGATCTACGGGTAGACCCCATAGTATTACCCATCAGTAGACCAACATTCCCGCTACCGGGAACGGATGCCTACGAGCTGTACCGAACCTTAGCTTCTCCATCCGGTAACGATGATTTCGACTCGCAGAGTTCGATTCTGGGTAGTGCTTCGTCGAATAACACTCCGCAACATGCCGGCGCAGCAGCGGCCGAAGATTGTCGAATAATCCATAGCCGGGGATCGAGTGATTGTGGTAGCGATCTTGAACTTTCGCAAAATAGTCAGAATAGTCAAAACAGTTCGACGGCGGCGGCACCGCCctcagaaataaattttgaaagtgaaaatacACAGGACAACAAAGAAGAAGAGCCGAAAGATCAGACCAAGGTGGTTGAGGAAACCAAAGATCCTCCACCACGTGAAGAACGTGTTCAAGTGCTGAAGTTAAGTTTAAAAGTGACGAAACCAGCGCGAGCTACTCGAAGCAGCAAAATGAAGCAGCATGTGGAAGTGATAACGAAACCCGAACCGATTCCGGTTCCAACGGTTGTACCTTCTTCGGTAGAGCCTCCGGTGAAAAAGTTCGGTCGTTCAACGCGCAATcgcaataataacaataatgtcGTTGAAGCCGTTGCTGAACCACCCAAAACGAAAGAACCAACACCGGAACCCGTTCGGGAACCATCACCACCTCCAGCTCCTGTCAAAGCTGCCACTAGGCAGTACGGGCGACGAAAGAAGAACGTCGTGCCCGAAGACTACCAACCGGATCCTTCACCATTGACTAGTCCAAACCGACAGCCCGTCATCGATCCACAACCTGATCCATTCACCCTAGCTTCCGGAAGTGAAACCAGCGTGGTGCAAATTCCCTCGTCCATTAGTTCCGCATCGACCGGACTTGATCTGACGACCAGCGCTTCCCGAACCGCACCTCCCCCGACGACAGTCCCAACTCCGTTCCAGGACGAGAACAAACCCGAACCGACAGAGTACAAAATCAAgaacaaattcaaaaagtcCTACTTCCGCAGCGAGGAATTGGccaaacagcagcaacaacttTTACAGCAACAAGAAAGTCGACCACTGGCAGAAACCCCCGGAAACGGTCCGGCAAGTGGTGTTCCCTCGGCTGCCCCTGCCAGTACCCTCACGGTACCACCAATCACCATTCCCCTCAGCTCTATTGGAGCAGCTTCAGCCGAACCAAGTCAACAACAACCCGTGAAATTGGTGATCTCTAAAAAGAAAGGAAGTATCTTCAAAAGCCGACCGTTGACTGGAAGTGCCGAGGCGGCAGACAAAAAACGACACATGTACAAACACAAATGGGACGACGATGGTGATGGAGACGGTGGCAAGGACAAGGGAGACCTTGCGGATGGTGAAAACGAACAACAAGTTGACACCTTTGAAGGAGAACCGTCCGGATTGTCTCGCGTCACCAGGATACGAAACTCTGGCGGCGGCAACTCTTCAATGGACTTCGAAGACGACGACTTCGAGGTGGACAATAAACTGCGCTGCGATCGAGGAGTCAAACCCTTCTACACCGTAGTTCGTAATGTGAAGAACGCCCACCAAATCCAGGAAATCGGAGAATTCCAAGAGATGGATGACGATGTAGAGTACATTCTTTCGGCGTTGCAGCCGGACAATCCGAGCGCCACCCGGTGTCTATCGGCGATGACGCTCGCTACCAAGTGTATGACCCCTGCCTTCCGAATGCACGTCCGCGCGCATGGCGTGGGGACACGCATCTTCAAAGCCCTTCGAGACGCACATCTGGATCAAGGTCTAGGTCTCTGTACAGCTGCCATTATGTTTGTCCTGTCGCAAGATACCCTGAACATGGATCTCGATAGGGACTCACTTGAACTGATGCTAAACCTCCTGGACACCGACCATCGATCGGGAAGTACCGAAGGTGGCATGACTCGCGGACAACTGGAAAAGAACAAACAGAAGGTCCGTGAACTTTGTGAGGAAATCAAAAACTCCGGCAAAGCAAAGCACATGGATTTGGACCACTTCTCCGTTGGATCTCTAGCGATGGAATCACTTCTTTCGCTCACCTCCAAACGAGCGGGCGATTGGTTCAAAGACGAGCTGCGGAACCTCGGTGGCCTAGAACACTTAATAAAAACGGTGTCCGACTGTTGCAAGGAAATCTCTGATTACGTCGTCGAGTGGACCGACGATCTACTCTCGAAACTGCGTAAAATCGAACGCTGCCTAAGGGTACTGGAGAATGTTACCCTGCTGAACGAACAAAACCAGAGCTACATCCTGAACTACAACAACGGCAGCCTCATACTGACGCTGGCCAAACTGTTCAAGCTGATCGACAGCGAAGTGGTACTGTACCCGACTAACGAGTCAACTCCCAAGGAGGATCGAGGAGCGGTGCTGCGGGAAGTTATCCCACCGGTGCTCAAGATCTTCATCAGCTTAACCCACCCCTTCAATGAAGCTG CTTACGGTGCCACTGTGTTGGGATCGCAGCCGCACGTGATCGCCACCACGTTGCACCTGTTGCTGCGGATCGGTGACTACGTGCCGCAGAAGTTGATCTTCGAGATCAACATCCTGGTGCTGTTGTTTCTGATCAATCTGACCATGTACACCCAGGCCAATCGGCAATTACTGATGACGGCGCGAGTTCCGGACGAATTTAACAATCCTTCCTCCTCGTCATCGGTGCCCGCATCTTCAGATGGAACCCAGATTGCCATACAGGCGCTGGTCGAGTACTTCTATCGGCAGGATGAGTTGGCGAG GTATGCTGAGAAAAATACCGATGCTATCCTGGACGCGAAGTCGAAAACACGTGAAGACATTGAGGAAACTGTAACTAAGT TGCTACAAAAAGCCGGTCACCACATGGAACACACACTGATGGCCAGCTACGTGTGTCTGCTGATCGGTTGGATCGTGATCGGTAGTGAGGACAACGAACGCATCGTTCGGACCTACCTGAAGGACAACAACTTCGTGATGATGGTAACGTCGCTGGAAAAGTACTACAACTTCCTGAACCTGACGGCCAAT TCCGACGCACTCAGTCTTCAGCACGTGCGCCAAACCAAGAACATCATCGACCAGCTGAAACGATTGGATTCGGCGGAACGAAGCACGGCCGAGCCTTCCACCAGTCGTGGCCATCTGCAGCAATCGGAATCCTCTACTTCCGCCACTTCCTCCAGCAACGCCACCCCACAACGGTATGGATCTCGTTCATCCAATCGGCTGCATTATTGA
- the LOC129740664 gene encoding 60S ribosomal protein L10 encodes MGRRPARCYRYCKNKPYPKSRFCRGVPDPKIRIFDLGRKKASVEDFPLCVHLVSDEYEQLSSEALEAGRICCNKYLVKYCGKDQFHIRMRLHPFHVIRINKMLSCAGADRLQTGMRGAFGKPQGTVARVHIGQPIMSVRSSDRFKPQVIEALRRAKFKYPGRQKIFVSKKWGFTKYDRDEYLKHQEEGRLVPDGCGVQFRNDHGPLVKWEAHQRYRFGV; translated from the exons ATGGGTCGTCGCCCTGCAAGATG TTATCGCTATTGTAAGAACAAGCCGTACCCGAAGTCTCGGTTCTGTCGAGGTGTCCCGGATCCCAAGATCCGTATCTTCGATCTGGGCCGTAAAAAGGCTTCGGTGGAAGATTTCCCGCTGTGCGTCCATCTGGTGTCCGATGAGTATGAACAGCTGAGCTCTGAGGCGCTGGAAGCGGGCCGTATTTGCTGCAACAAGTACCTGGTTAAGTACTGCGGCAAGGATCAGTTCCACATCCGTATGCGGCTGCATCCATTCCACGTTATCCGCATCAACAAGATGTTGTCCTGTGCCGGAGCCGATAG ACTCCAAACTGGAATGCGTGGTGCCTTCGGTAAGCCCCAGGGAACCGTGGCCCGCGTTCACATCGGTCAGCCGATCATGTCGGTGCGCTCGAGCGACCGCTTCAAGCCCCAGGTCATCGAGGCTCTGCGTCGTGCCAAGTTCAAGTACCCCGGTCGCCAGAAG ATCTTCGTCTCCAAGAAGTGGGGCTTCACCAAGTACGACCGCGATGAGTACCTGAAGCACCAGGAGGAGGGTCGTTTGGTTCCGGACGGTTGCGGCGTACAGTTCCGCAACGATCATGGCCCGCTAGTTAAGTGGGAAGCCCACCAGCGGTACCGTTTCGGTGTTTAA
- the LOC129757707 gene encoding protein yippee, whose protein sequence is MGKVFLDHIGGQKLYSCAACETNLTNKRELISTRFTGATGRAYLFKRVVNLTYSQVQDRVMLTGRHMVRDVMCKNCKAKLGWMYEFATEESQKYKEGRVILEHALITESEGFPEA, encoded by the exons ATGGGAAAGGTTTTTCTGGATCACATCGGCGGCCAGAAGCTGTATAGCTGCGCAGCCTGCGAAACCAATCTTACTAACAAGAGAGAACTGATCAGCACCCGATTCACGGGGGCCACTGGAAGGGCCTATCTGTTCAAGCGGGTTGTCAATCTGACCTATTCCCAGGTCCAAGACCGGGTCATGCTCACCGGAAGGCACATGGTGCGGGACGTGATGTGCAAAAACTGCAAGGCCAAGCTGGGCTGGATGTACGAATTCGCCACCGAGGAGTCGCAGAA ATACAAAGAGGGAAGAGTGATCCTGGAACACGCGCTGATTACCGAGTCCGAGGGTTTCCCGGAGGCGTGA